AGACATGTAAATGCAATGGAAAACTTTCCATTACAAATGTTTAATGATCCTATTTTTAAAAGATTTTTTGGTGATCAATTTGGAAATCAATTCCAACAAAGTAGAATTCAAAGATCTCTTGGTTCTGGAGTAATATTATCAAAAGATGGTTATGTTGTTACAAACAATCATGTAATAGAAAACGCAGAAGAGATTATAGTAACAATAGGTGATGATCCTACAGAATACAATGCAAAAGTAATTGGGAAAGATGCTGATAGCGATGTTGCTGTTATTAAAATAGAGGGTAACAACTTTCAACCAATAAAAATAGGCTACTCAAATAATCTAAAAATTGGTGATATAATTTTTGCTTTGGGTAATCCTTTTGGAATTGGAAGTACTGTAACTCAAGGTATAATCTCAGCATTAAATAAAAATAAAGTTGGAATCAATAGATATGAAAACTTTATTCAAACAGATGCTTCTATAAATCCTGGAAACTCAGGTGGGGCATTAATTGATAGCAGAGGTGCATTGATTGGTATAAATAGTGCTATTATTTCTAAAGGTGGAGGAAATGATGGTATTGGTTTTGCAATTCCTGTTGCAATGGTAAAAGATGTAGTTGAAAAACTAATAAAAGATGGAAAAGTTACAAGAGGTTACCTAGGTGTAGTTATTGGTGATTTAGATAAAAAACTAACAAGAATATATAATCACAAAAAAGGTGCATTAATTTTAGATATTTCACCTGATACACCAGCTGAAAAGTACGGATTAAAAAGAGGTGACTTAATTTATTCAATAGATAAAAAATCTGTAAAAGACAGAGCTGATTTACAAAATATAATTGCATCTTTTAAGCCAAATCAAAAAATAACTTTACAAATAGAAAGAGACAAGAAAAACTATACATTTAATATTGTTTTAGGAAATAGAGATGGGCTTATAGTATCAACTGCAAACAATGGTAAGTTCTTAGGTGGATTAAGATTAGCAGAACTTGATACAAATATGATGGCAAAATTTAGAATCAACAGAAATATAAAAGGTGTACTAATCACAGAAGTTGAACCAAAATCAAGAGCTGAAAAAGTTGGTTTTCAACCAGGTGATGTAATTGTTCAAATAGAAGATATGGAAATTGAATCTTTTGTAAACATGCAACAAGCAATCAGAAAGTATAATAATAAACATAAAAGAGTTTACGTAAATAGATACGGGCAAACTATTTTATTAGTTATAAAATAAAGGATATGTCATAATAAAAGTACTAATGATTGAAGATGATTTAGAATTAGCTCAAATCATCAGTGATTACTTAAAATCATTTGATATTGAAGTAACAAATTTTGATAGCCCTTACCTTGGGCTATCAACACTAGAAATACAAAAAGATTTTGAACTATTAATTTTAGATTTAACACTTCCTGAAATAGATGGTCTTGAATTAATACCAAAAATCAGAAAGGTTTCTGATATTCCTATTATTATCTCAAGTGCAAGGGATGATATACTAGATAAAGTTATGGGGCTTGAAAGAGGTGCCGATGATTATTTGCCAAAACCATATAATCCAAGAGAGCTTCAAGCAAGAATAAAAGCTATTTTGAAAAGAATCTCTACACAAAAAGAACCTGTTGAACAAACTACAAATAATACTGCATTTACGATAAAAAGTGATGATATGCAAATTAGTTTAAAACAGCAAACACTTAGTTTAACACTAGCAGAGTTTGATATTTTAAAATTACTTATTCAAAGAAATGGTGCAGTTGTTGCAAGAGAAGATTTCATTTATGCAAGTGAACATATTGAAGATGATAGTAGTTTAAAAAATATTGATGTAATAATTTCAAGAATTAGAAATAAAATCTCTAAAATAGATGATTCTAAAACTTATATTAAAGCTGTTAGAGGAATTGGATATCAACTTATATGATTAAAAACATATCTATTTCTAGTTTTATTAATGCTATTTTTACAATTGCAGTTGTTGCTATTTTAATTACTTTTGCACTATTTATAAATCTTGATATGCAAAAACATCAAATAATGCAAAAAAATAGATATGAAATTATAGCAGAAAACTTTCTTTCCGTTTTCAATAAAAAACCCTCAAAAAGTCAATTAGATAAACTTTATGAACAATTTAAAGTAAAACAAGTAAAAAGTAGAGAAGAGAAGTTAAATATACTAAATTATGGATATGCACTCTCAATAAAAAAAACTTATTTGGGAACTTACAGAATATATTTATATGATTCTGAATACTATTTATATGCACAACAACTTGGATATAATTTAATGTTAAAAGATTTACATTCAAATAAATATAATATTGCAGTAATTATTTTGATATTAGTTTTATCTTTATCAACTATTTTATTTTTATATATCATTCTAAAAAGAAAACTAAAACCACTTAAAGAGTTAAATTGTGAGATAACAAAATTTTCAAAAGGTAACTTAGATATAAAAATTAAACCAAAATCAAATGATGAAATTGGTGAAATTGCAAAAAACTTTGATGCGGCAATAACACTTATAAATAATCAAACAGAATCAAAAAATCTTTTTATGAGAAATATGATGCATGAACTAAAAACTCCAATTACAAAGGCTATGTTCATTGCAGAAACTTTAGAAGATGAAAGAAGTAAAATGATGCTTCAAAAAGCTTTTAAAAGAATGGATGATATTATTAAAGAGCTTGCTACAGTTGAAAGAATCACGTCTAAAACATCTGTAATATATAAAGAAGTTACCTCTTTTTTTAATATTTATAAAAAAACTCTTGAAATTATGATGATAGAATCATCAAATATCTCTTCAAAGATAAATGATTTTACTTTTGAAGTTGATATAAGTCTTTTTAGCGTAGCTCTTAAAAATTTGATTGATAATGGGATTAAATTTTCAACAGATAAAAAAGTAAGTGTAATAGTAGATAAGAAAAGAATTGATGTAATCTCTAAAGGTTGCAAACTAAAATATAAGCTTGATTATTATACTGAACCTTTTTCACAAGAAGAAAAAAGAGCAGATGGCTTTGGACTTGGCCTTTACATAGTAAAAACTATTGTAAATATGCATAAATATAAACTAAACTACTCATATAAAGACGGTTATAATTACTTTTCAATCATAACAGCCTAAATTTCACAAAAGAATAAAGAGAATAAGATTTCTCTTTAAACTTTTTAAGACTTTATTAAATTAATCCATATATTTTTGCTAAAATAAATCCTACAGTTGATGCAGTACCTACTCCAAGTATCCCTGGAACAATAAAACTATGGTTTATTACATATTTACCAATTCTTGTAGTTCCTGATCTATCGAAACTAATTGCAGCTAAATCACTTGGGTATGTTGGTAAGATATAATATCCATAACAAGCAGCAGCAAATGCAGCAATTACACCAGGATCAACACCTACAGATAGTGCAATTGGAACAATTGCAGCTAATGCAGCACCTTGTGAATTAACAAGTTTAGATACTAATATTAATACTATTGCATATGCCCATGGATATTGAGCAACAATTCCACCAAGTACTTCTTTGATATCACCAATATGTGCACCAAACATTGTTTTAGTCATCCAAGCAACACCATAAACCGCAATAAGTGCAACCATACCTGATTTAAACACTTCATTACTAGAAATATCAGAAGGTTTAACTTTTGCTACAACAAATATTATAGCACCTGCTGATAACATGAACATTTGAATAACATAAACCATTGATAAAGGTTTTCCATTTATTATAGGTCTAAGCTCAGGGAAAGCACCTAAAATTGCCACAACTGCAATTGCACCTAAGAATATCCACATTGCATTCCATTGAGTTTGAGGCAATTTATTATTTAATAATGTTTTGTCCTCACCATAAATGTATTTTTTCATTTCTGGATCTTTCAATTTTTCTTGGAACTCAGCATCATCTTCTAGATTTTTACCTCTAAACATACTCCAAAAACCAACAACTAAAACACCACAAATTGCACCAGGAATAGTTATTGATAATAATTGAACTAAATCTAACTCTTTTCCATTGATCATAGCATGACCTGATAACATTGCTACTAATGAAACAACAGCAACTGATACAGGAGAAGTTACAATACCCATTTGTGCTGCAATTGTACTTGCTGCCATTGGTCTTTCAGGTCTAACACCTTTTCTAACTGCAATGTCATAAATAATAGGTAACATTGTATATACAACATGTCCAGTACCACATAAAAATGTTAATGTTAATGTAGTCAATGGAGCTAAAAATGTAATGTGTTTAGGATGTTTTCTTAACAACTTTTCTGCTAATTGAAGCATAACATCTAAACCTCCAGAAGCTTGAAGTGTTGCACCAGCAGTAATTACTGCTAACATAACAAGCATTACTTTAATTGGAGGATTCCCAGGTTCCATTCCAAATCCAAAGATTAATATAACAACACCAATACCACCGAATAATCCTAGTGCTAATCCACCTTTTCTAGCACCTAGAAATAATACAGCCAAAACAATGATTAATTGAATTGTAAATTCCATAATTTGTCCTTTTTTTCCATATATGAATGGTTATTCATACTGGAATTGTAATAACTCAATATGTCATTAATATGACAAAGTAAAGAATATATAAAAATATATACTTAATTTAATTTTTAAATATATTTTAAGATTTGTGGTTATTAATATACAATTTAGTATAATAAATATATGAAAAAAGTATTTTTATTTTTAATATTTATCAATTTAGAAGTTTTTGCATATTCTGTTTTAATTATCAATTCTTATCATAAAGGTTACCAATGGAGTGATCAAGTTATAAAAGGCTTAGAAGATGTTTTAATTAAAAAAGATAATGTTGATTTCAATATTTTGTATATGGATTCAAAAAGAGTATCCTCAAAAGAGTACTTTGATAGTTTAAAAAAGCTTTATAAAATACAATTAAAAAATAGAAAATATGATTTAATTATTCCTATTGATAGATTCGCTTATGATTTTGTAATAAATAACTATTCTGAACTGTTTACAAAAAAACGCGTTTTAGCTGTAGGTATTGAAAAATTTTCCCATGAAAAACTAAAAAAACTTTCCCTTGAAAATAGAGTCTCCGCAATTTTAGAAAAAAGAGACTTAAAGGGAAATGTAGAAATAATTGAAAAAAATTTCTATAAAATTAAAAAACTTTATATAATAAATGACAAAAGTTTAAATGGACTTCACACAGAACCATTAATCTTCAATTTAATTCATAATTATAAAAGTCGTCTGGAATTAATTTATCTAAAAGAAGATGATTTATCCTCTTTGCAAGTTTATCCTTTTGAAGATCATAGTGCTGCTTTATTTATTAGATTTTATAAAAATAAAAATGGTGATTTAAATAAAAATAGTGAAATTTCACATTTTGTAAAAAATGCAAAAATTCCAATATTTGTTACAGACTCTTTATTTATGGATAAAGGAGCAACTGGTGGTAAAATAGTTAACTTATACAAACTAGGTGAAAATGCTGGGGAGATGGCATTAGATATATTAAATCAAGAAAAAGCAAAAATTATTTTATATAAAGAGTTTGAATATTTTTTTGATTATCAAAAGTTAAATGAGTTTTTACTTACAATTGTTAATTTAGATGAACCCTATAAAATGATTCACAAGAAAAAAACTTTTTTTGATAATTATAGAAATTTTATTGATTTTGTATTTATCATTTCACCTTTCTTCATTTTTTTAATTTTGGGATTAATACATAATATTTATAAAAGAAAAATTTTAGAAAAAGATTTAAGAAAAAGAATTGAATTTGATGCAACTATGTTAAATGCCATTGATAGTCCAATTTTTTGGCAAGATGCAAATGGAAAGATTGTTGATTCAAATAATAGATTTTGTAATCTACTAAAGTTACCATTTGATTCTTTATATGGTCAAAAACTAAGTGATTTAAATAAAAACAATAATGCAAAACAAATTATAGAAATTATGAATAACTATAATCTTGACAAAGATAATAATGAATTTACATTTATAACTAGTAATTCAATAGAAAGAACATATTTAATAAAACAAGCAAAATTCAAAGAAGAAAAAATAAAATATGAAGGATATGTTACTATATTTACAGATATAACAAAAGAACGTGAAATTATTTTAGAAAAACAAAAAAATAGACAATTTGTTATTCAACAAAGTAAACTAGCAGAAATTGGGGAAATATTTTCATCTATTGCACATCAATGGAAAACTCCTTTAATAGAAATTACAGCAATTGCACAAGAACTTTTTTATACAAGAAGATCAAAAAATGTCAATGAAGACAGTAGTTTTGTAAAAGATATTATGCAACAAGTAACATATATGACAGATACCATAAATGAATTTCAAAAGTTCATTATGCCATCTAATGCAAAAGTTGATTTTAATATACAAGATGCAATAAAATCAATGCTTGAAATAGTTAATCATAATTTAAAATATAATAATATAAATATACATTTAAATATAGAAGAACAGACAAATTTAACGGTAAATGGCTATAAAAATGAAGTAATGCAATCAATTTTAAATATAATTAATAATGCAAGAGATGCTTTATTAAATAATCATTACAAAAATAGGAATATAGAAATATCTATTTTTAATGAAAATTCAGATTTAATAATAAAAATAAAAGATAATGCACAAGGAATTAAAAATATAGATAAAATTTTTGAACCTTATTACACAACAAAAAAGAAAGGTCATGGAATAGGTTTATATATGACAAAAGTTATAATAGAAGATAAAATGAAGGGGAAAATTTTGGTTGAAAATGTAGAAGGGGGAGCTATGTTTACTATAAGGTTGGTACAAAATAGATGAAAATACTATTGCTAGAAGATAATGAGAGATTATCAAATGTTATGAAATATGCATTACTAGATGAAGGGTATAGAGTCGATTGTTTCTCTGATGGTGATGATGCATTAGAGTTTATAGGAAATGGATATTCTTGTTTTATTTTAGATATTAATGTTCCAAATACCGATGGAATATCAATTTTAGAATATGTAAGATTAAATCATGCAAAAACACCTGTTTTAATAATAAGTTCAAATCATGAATTAGATAAAGTAAAAGAGTCTTATGAAAAGGGCTGTGACGATTATTTAAAAAAACCTTTTTATATTATTGAACTTTTACAAAAAGTAAAAAAATTGTGCGGAGATAAGGGAGAATATTTAATATTTGATGAGTCTTATCGATATAGTTTTATTGATCATAGACTCTATAAAGATGAAGAAGAGATAGAATTAACAAAAAAAGAGATTTTATTTTTAGAGTTTTTTTCTAGAAATATTCATTTTGTAGCTACTTATGAAAACATAGAAGAGTATGTATGGGAAGGTGAATATACAACCTTGGCAAATATTCGTTCTATGATAAAAAGACTAAGGAAAAAGCTTCCTAAAGATAGTATTACAATAATTAAAGGAATTGGTTACTCTTTAAATAAAAATGTTAAGTTTCTCTAAATTTTAGGCTTAACTTTATTCATTATTTCAAACCAATTTCTTGAAAAGTTCTTTTTA
The window above is part of the Malaciobacter marinus genome. Proteins encoded here:
- a CDS encoding Do family serine endopeptidase is translated as MKSKLFIISTLIATNIFANSIDFNMAQKDTKRVSPTSSTELLSFNSSVKDAMKSVVNISAKRHVNAMENFPLQMFNDPIFKRFFGDQFGNQFQQSRIQRSLGSGVILSKDGYVVTNNHVIENAEEIIVTIGDDPTEYNAKVIGKDADSDVAVIKIEGNNFQPIKIGYSNNLKIGDIIFALGNPFGIGSTVTQGIISALNKNKVGINRYENFIQTDASINPGNSGGALIDSRGALIGINSAIISKGGGNDGIGFAIPVAMVKDVVEKLIKDGKVTRGYLGVVIGDLDKKLTRIYNHKKGALILDISPDTPAEKYGLKRGDLIYSIDKKSVKDRADLQNIIASFKPNQKITLQIERDKKNYTFNIVLGNRDGLIVSTANNGKFLGGLRLAELDTNMMAKFRINRNIKGVLITEVEPKSRAEKVGFQPGDVIVQIEDMEIESFVNMQQAIRKYNNKHKRVYVNRYGQTILLVIK
- a CDS encoding response regulator transcription factor, whose product is MIKVLMIEDDLELAQIISDYLKSFDIEVTNFDSPYLGLSTLEIQKDFELLILDLTLPEIDGLELIPKIRKVSDIPIIISSARDDILDKVMGLERGADDYLPKPYNPRELQARIKAILKRISTQKEPVEQTTNNTAFTIKSDDMQISLKQQTLSLTLAEFDILKLLIQRNGAVVAREDFIYASEHIEDDSSLKNIDVIISRIRNKISKIDDSKTYIKAVRGIGYQLI
- a CDS encoding ArsS family sensor histidine kinase, whose translation is MIKNISISSFINAIFTIAVVAILITFALFINLDMQKHQIMQKNRYEIIAENFLSVFNKKPSKSQLDKLYEQFKVKQVKSREEKLNILNYGYALSIKKTYLGTYRIYLYDSEYYLYAQQLGYNLMLKDLHSNKYNIAVIILILVLSLSTILFLYIILKRKLKPLKELNCEITKFSKGNLDIKIKPKSNDEIGEIAKNFDAAITLINNQTESKNLFMRNMMHELKTPITKAMFIAETLEDERSKMMLQKAFKRMDDIIKELATVERITSKTSVIYKEVTSFFNIYKKTLEIMMIESSNISSKINDFTFEVDISLFSVALKNLIDNGIKFSTDKKVSVIVDKKRIDVISKGCKLKYKLDYYTEPFSQEEKRADGFGLGLYIVKTIVNMHKYKLNYSYKDGYNYFSIITA
- a CDS encoding anaerobic C4-dicarboxylate transporter, which translates into the protein MEFTIQLIIVLAVLFLGARKGGLALGLFGGIGVVILIFGFGMEPGNPPIKVMLVMLAVITAGATLQASGGLDVMLQLAEKLLRKHPKHITFLAPLTTLTLTFLCGTGHVVYTMLPIIYDIAVRKGVRPERPMAASTIAAQMGIVTSPVSVAVVSLVAMLSGHAMINGKELDLVQLLSITIPGAICGVLVVGFWSMFRGKNLEDDAEFQEKLKDPEMKKYIYGEDKTLLNNKLPQTQWNAMWIFLGAIAVVAILGAFPELRPIINGKPLSMVYVIQMFMLSAGAIIFVVAKVKPSDISSNEVFKSGMVALIAVYGVAWMTKTMFGAHIGDIKEVLGGIVAQYPWAYAIVLILVSKLVNSQGAALAAIVPIALSVGVDPGVIAAFAAACYGYYILPTYPSDLAAISFDRSGTTRIGKYVINHSFIVPGILGVGTASTVGFILAKIYGLI
- a CDS encoding ATP-binding protein — translated: MKKVFLFLIFINLEVFAYSVLIINSYHKGYQWSDQVIKGLEDVLIKKDNVDFNILYMDSKRVSSKEYFDSLKKLYKIQLKNRKYDLIIPIDRFAYDFVINNYSELFTKKRVLAVGIEKFSHEKLKKLSLENRVSAILEKRDLKGNVEIIEKNFYKIKKLYIINDKSLNGLHTEPLIFNLIHNYKSRLELIYLKEDDLSSLQVYPFEDHSAALFIRFYKNKNGDLNKNSEISHFVKNAKIPIFVTDSLFMDKGATGGKIVNLYKLGENAGEMALDILNQEKAKIILYKEFEYFFDYQKLNEFLLTIVNLDEPYKMIHKKKTFFDNYRNFIDFVFIISPFFIFLILGLIHNIYKRKILEKDLRKRIEFDATMLNAIDSPIFWQDANGKIVDSNNRFCNLLKLPFDSLYGQKLSDLNKNNNAKQIIEIMNNYNLDKDNNEFTFITSNSIERTYLIKQAKFKEEKIKYEGYVTIFTDITKEREIILEKQKNRQFVIQQSKLAEIGEIFSSIAHQWKTPLIEITAIAQELFYTRRSKNVNEDSSFVKDIMQQVTYMTDTINEFQKFIMPSNAKVDFNIQDAIKSMLEIVNHNLKYNNINIHLNIEEQTNLTVNGYKNEVMQSILNIINNARDALLNNHYKNRNIEISIFNENSDLIIKIKDNAQGIKNIDKIFEPYYTTKKKGHGIGLYMTKVIIEDKMKGKILVENVEGGAMFTIRLVQNR
- a CDS encoding response regulator transcription factor; translated protein: MKILLLEDNERLSNVMKYALLDEGYRVDCFSDGDDALEFIGNGYSCFILDINVPNTDGISILEYVRLNHAKTPVLIISSNHELDKVKESYEKGCDDYLKKPFYIIELLQKVKKLCGDKGEYLIFDESYRYSFIDHRLYKDEEEIELTKKEILFLEFFSRNIHFVATYENIEEYVWEGEYTTLANIRSMIKRLRKKLPKDSITIIKGIGYSLNKNVKFL